From one Paenibacillus terrae HPL-003 genomic stretch:
- a CDS encoding DUF4280 domain-containing protein, with product MSESYVVDGAQIHCNYGSDTGRFSVSANRGISIGDKMQGNIQDFHPQTHIPSFGLCRSMHNPVVSSANKGICGKIIPQPCKPSVSMPWLNGKRDVYVDQSPALMSCSTNLCMWCGKISFTTDGQE from the coding sequence ATGAGTGAGAGCTATGTAGTGGATGGGGCACAAATACATTGCAACTATGGAAGTGATACGGGAAGATTTAGTGTTTCAGCTAACAGAGGAATTAGCATTGGCGATAAAATGCAGGGGAATATTCAAGATTTTCACCCACAGACGCATATCCCTTCGTTCGGATTGTGCCGCAGTATGCATAATCCCGTGGTTTCTTCTGCTAACAAAGGTATTTGCGGAAAAATCATTCCGCAGCCCTGCAAACCAAGCGTATCTATGCCTTGGTTGAATGGAAAGAGGGATGTATACGTAGATCAATCTCCGGCTCTTATGAGTTGCTCCACCAATTTATGCATGTGGTGTGGCAAAATTTCATTCACGACAGATGGGCAGGAATAG